Genomic segment of Xanthobacter dioxanivorans:
AGGTCGGCCTCGTCCTGCGGCCCGATGCTGGTGACGCTTGCCGCCATGGGGCGGTGGGCGATGCCGAGAAGGCGCAGGCCGCAGCTCCCCTTCTCCTCGATGAGCGCGGTGATGCGCGCGCGCAGGGCATCGTCCAGCGGCACGCTGGTGCCGTCCGGCTGCTCCGCGTGGGTGGAGAGGGCGAGCACCGCCTCCGGCGCGCCCTTGACCACAAGATCGTGCGTCCCCTCCCCGCCGCGCGACAGGAGCACGGCCGCCCGGCGGCGCTCGAAATCGAACGGCTGGTCGCCCACCAGCGTCCAGCCGGCTTCGGCGGCGGGCGGCGCGGCGGCGAGGATGGCGTCGTCGAGCGCGCTGCGCATGCCGCCGCAGAACCGGCTGTTGAGCACGGCCAGCGCCCCGACGCGCTGGCTTTCGCTGCCGTCCACCGCAAAGCTGCCCACATGGGCGATGCGCGCCTCCGTCAGGGTTCCCGTCTTGTCGGTGCAGAGCACATCCATGGCGCCGAGGTCGTGGATGGCGGACAGGCGCTTCACCACCACCTTGCGCTGCGCCATGCGCACGGCTCCGCGCGCCAGCGTGACCGTCATGACCATGGGCAGGAGTTCCGGGGTGAGCCCCACGGCGAGCGCCACGGCGAACAGGAAGCTCTCCAGCGACAGGCCCTGGCGCAGCATCTGCGTCAGCAGCACGAACAGCACCAGAAAGGCTGTAAGGCGCAGGATCAGCATGCCGAGCGCGTGCACGCCGCGCTCGAACGAGGTCGGCGGCTCGCGCGCCTGGAGCGACGCCGAAATGGCGCCGAACCGGGTGCTCCGGCCGGTGGCCGCCACCAGCAGCCGGGCCGTGCCGCTCACGATGGTGGTGCCGGCGAAGGCGGCGTTGAAAGCCTCCGGTGGGGTGGCGCCGGCACAGGGGCCGGGGCGCTTTTCCACCAGGTAGGGCTCGCCGGTGAGCGCGGCCTCGTTGGCCAAGGCGCCATGCGCCGACAGGATGACGCCGTCCGCCGGCACCAGCCGGCCGGCATCCAGCTCCACCACGTCGCCGGGAACGATGTCGCGCACCGCCACCTCGACCACGGTCCCATCGCGACATACGCGGGCGGTGACCGCCACTGCCCGCTTCAACGCCTCCACGGCGCTTTCCGCCTTCTGCTCCTGCGTGATGTCGAGGACGGTGGAGAAGAGGACGATGGCGAGGATGATGACGAAGCTCTGCCAATCCCCGGTTGCCCCCGATATGGCCGCCGCCATCAGCAGGATGGCGGTGAGCGGCTCGACGAGGCGCTTGCCGAGCTTGGCCAGAAGGCCACGGCGCAGGCTCACCACCGCAAGGTTGGGCCCGAACCGGGCGAGGCGCTCCTCGGCCTCGGCCCGCGTCAGCCCCTCGGGGCGCGCGCCGAGGCGCGCCAGAAGGTGCGCGTCGGCTTCCTTCCAGAAGGCGCCGGCATCGGCCTGTCGAGGCGGCGTGTTCTGGCCGGAATGGTCGGATGTGTCCATCGTTCGCTTCCTCCGGCCATTTCCGGGTCAGTCGGCCGTGACCCCTGTGACGGGGATCGCATCCGGGACGTTCGCGTCAAGCTCCGCCAGCCACAGGCCCGGACCCCCGTCCGATGGCGCCCGCCAGTCGCCGCGCGGCGAGAGCGAGCCGCCGGAGGAGATCTTGGGGCCGTTGGGCAGGGTCGAGCGCTTGAACTGGCTGGTGAAGAAGCGCGACAGGAACACTTTCATCCAGCGCTTGATCGTGGCGCGATCGTAGGCGCGCCGCTCGGCCTCCGGCAGCCCGTCCGGCCATCGCCCATGGCCCGCATCCGCCCAGGCGCGCTCGGCGAGGAAAGCGATCTTCGATGGCAGATAGCCGTAGCGGGTCAGGTAGAACAGGGTGAAGTCCTGCAGCGCATAGGGGCCGACGATGTCCTGCGTCGCCTGGATCGAGGCGCCGGGCGCCGCCGGCACCAGCTCCGGGGAGATCTCGGTGGCGAGGATGGCTGCAAGGATCGCGGCGGTCTCCTCGCTCACGTCGCCGGAGGCGGCGACGAAGCGGATGAGGTGCTGGATGAGGGTCTTCGGCACCGAGGCGTTGACGTTGTAGTGGGACATGTGGTCCCCCACGCCATAGGTGCACCAGCCGAGCGCCAGCTCCGACAGGTCGCCGGTCCCCACCACCAGCCCGCGATGGTGATTGGCGAGGCGGAACAGGTAATCCGTGCGCAGCCCCGCCTGCACGTTCTCGAAGGTCACGTCATAGACCTTTTCGCCCCGGGCGAACGGATGGCCGAGATCCGCCAGCATCTGCCGCGCCGCCGGGCGGATGTCGATCTCCTCGGCGCTGACCCCGAGCGCGCGCATGAGCGCCCAGGCATTGGCCTTGGTGGATTCCGAGGTGGCGAAGCCCGGCAGGGTGTAGGCGAGCACGTTGGTGCGCGGATGGCCGCAAAGGTCCATGGCGCGGGCCGCGACGATGAGGGCTTGGGTGGAATCGAGGCCGCCCGAGACGCCGATGACCGCACGGGACATGCCGGTGGCCGACAGGCGCTGGGCAAGGCCCTGCACCTGGATGTGGTAGGCCTCGTAGCAATCCTCCCTCAGCCGCGCCGGGTCGTCCGGAACGAAGGGAAAGCGCGCGAAAGCGCGCCGCAGGGGCACCGGATGCGCCGGGGGCTCGTAACAGAAGGCGACCGGACGGAAGGGGGCGGCGCCGGATTCCGCCTGCGCGCAGTCGCCGAACGTGTTCATGCGCATGCGCTCCTGCCGCAGGCGCCCGAGCTCCACGTCGGCAACCGCCATCACCGATCCCTTGGGAAAGCGCTCCGTCTCGGCGAGGAGGTCGCCATATTCGAAGATGGCCGCATGGCCGTCCCAGGC
This window contains:
- the mgtA gene encoding magnesium-translocating P-type ATPase; the encoded protein is MDTSDHSGQNTPPRQADAGAFWKEADAHLLARLGARPEGLTRAEAEERLARFGPNLAVVSLRRGLLAKLGKRLVEPLTAILLMAAAISGATGDWQSFVIILAIVLFSTVLDITQEQKAESAVEALKRAVAVTARVCRDGTVVEVAVRDIVPGDVVELDAGRLVPADGVILSAHGALANEAALTGEPYLVEKRPGPCAGATPPEAFNAAFAGTTIVSGTARLLVAATGRSTRFGAISASLQAREPPTSFERGVHALGMLILRLTAFLVLFVLLTQMLRQGLSLESFLFAVALAVGLTPELLPMVMTVTLARGAVRMAQRKVVVKRLSAIHDLGAMDVLCTDKTGTLTEARIAHVGSFAVDGSESQRVGALAVLNSRFCGGMRSALDDAILAAAPPAAEAGWTLVGDQPFDFERRRAAVLLSRGGEGTHDLVVKGAPEAVLALSTHAEQPDGTSVPLDDALRARITALIEEKGSCGLRLLGIAHRPMAASVTSIGPQDEADLVFVGCAAFLDPPKASATDAVARLMRAGVRVKIISGDGGAVVRHLVETLHLPTRGMMTGEEISGLGDTALAARVEHTDLFVRVDPDQKSRIVRALRRRGHTVGFMGDGINDAPAIHAADVGLSVEGGTDVAREAAQIILLTPDLGVLADGVAEGRRTYANIMKYVRMGTSSNFGNMLSMAFASLMLPFLPLAPLQILLNNLIYDLSEIGIPFDTADADTLATPQVWDMHAVLRFTLVMGPLSSVFDMATFGLLMWGFGAGVDEFRTAWFVESIATQILVIFIIRTARPFWRSRPHPILAATSLGALAVALLLALTPLGHVVGFAPVPPAMLAAIAALTLVYLAAAEALKRVAMGRDRHRGRAGRVPRS
- a CDS encoding NAD(+) synthase, producing the protein MRDFSCLYRHEFLRIASCVPRAAVADPAFAVARTLELAERGHEAGTAIMLFPELGLSSYAIDDLLFQATLLDAVEAAIAHLVEASRTLDPVLVVGAPLRHRGRLFNTAVVIHRGAVLGVVPKSYLPNYREFYERRHFTPGGGERGGQIVLAGGAVPFGVDLLFRSEGPVPVTFHVEICEDIWVPLPPSTRAAMAGAEVLLNLSASNITIGKAETRRLLCGAQSSRAVAAYAYSAAGPGESTTDLAWDGHAAIFEYGDLLAETERFPKGSVMAVADVELGRLRQERMRMNTFGDCAQAESGAAPFRPVAFCYEPPAHPVPLRRAFARFPFVPDDPARLREDCYEAYHIQVQGLAQRLSATGMSRAVIGVSGGLDSTQALIVAARAMDLCGHPRTNVLAYTLPGFATSESTKANAWALMRALGVSAEEIDIRPAARQMLADLGHPFARGEKVYDVTFENVQAGLRTDYLFRLANHHRGLVVGTGDLSELALGWCTYGVGDHMSHYNVNASVPKTLIQHLIRFVAASGDVSEETAAILAAILATEISPELVPAAPGASIQATQDIVGPYALQDFTLFYLTRYGYLPSKIAFLAERAWADAGHGRWPDGLPEAERRAYDRATIKRWMKVFLSRFFTSQFKRSTLPNGPKISSGGSLSPRGDWRAPSDGGPGLWLAELDANVPDAIPVTGVTAD